A genomic segment from Diospyros lotus cultivar Yz01 chromosome 5, ASM1463336v1, whole genome shotgun sequence encodes:
- the LOC127802362 gene encoding LOW QUALITY PROTEIN: protein RGF1 INDUCIBLE TRANSCRIPTION FACTOR 1 (The sequence of the model RefSeq protein was modified relative to this genomic sequence to represent the inferred CDS: inserted 3 bases in 3 codons): protein MLDASHLPRWLVALLREKFFNACIIHEEAKKNEKNIFCLDCCDSICPHCLSPHRSHRLLQIRRYVYHDVIRVADAEKLMDCAFVQSYTTNSAKVVFLNQRPQTRPCRGSGNVCITCDRGLQDPYLFCSLSCKLQHILRTESXLSKYIFECEYLTLPDPGLDDGQMTPDSVLEPTGSLRTESGSSGSGGAAGGWVCRTLGCTATTEIVKKKRSSVGAFRAACRPFRRRXADMSAALMNRRKXTPHRSPLY, encoded by the exons ATG TTAGACGCTTCGCACCTTCCTCGGTGGCTTGTGGCTCTGCTGAGAGAGAAATTCTTCAACGCCTGTATAATTCACGAGGAAGCCAAGAAGAACGAGAAGAACATCTTCTGCTTGGACTGCTGCGATAGTATTTGCCCCCATTGTTTGTCTCCTCATCGCTCCCACCGCCTCTTGCAG ATAAGAAGGTATGTTTACCACGATGTCATAAGGGTGGCTGATGCCGAGAAATTGATGGACTGTGCCTTTGTTCAA TCTTACACCACAAACAGTGCAAAAGTAGTGTTTTTAAATCAACGGCCGCAGACTCGGCCGTGTAGAGGCTCCGGCAACGTCTGCATCACCTGTGACCGAGGCCTCCAAGACCCATATCTCTTCTGCTCTCTCTCCTGCAAG ctTCAGCATATACTTAGAACGGAGA AGCTCTCAAAGTACATCTTCGAGTGCGAGTACCTCACACTGCCTGACCCGGGCCTGGACGACGGTCAAATGACCCCTGACTCGGTGCTTGAACCGACCGGCTCGCTGAGGACGGAGTCCGGGTCGAGTGGGAGCGGTGGCGCCGCCGGGGGATGGGTTTGCCGGACCCTGGGCTGCACTGCGACGACGGAgatagtgaagaagaagaggagcagCGTGGGCGCGTTTCGAGCGGCATGCCGGCCATTTCGTCGCA CGGCGGATATGTCGGCGGCGCTGATGAACCGGCGGA GTACGCCTCATCGGTCGCCACTTTACTGA
- the LOC127802105 gene encoding uncharacterized protein LOC127802105: MENPDLSSSSSRFNSVVDDGSSPFFLHHLNSPSLLLVSQPLTGNNYVSWSCAMLIALSVKNKLGFINGTIPRPTPGDVSLLNAWVRNNKMVISWILNSISKEISASVIYFESAQDIWIDLMEQYQQSNGPRIFQLRRELVNLSQGSMFVSAYFTKLKTIWDELSNFRPTCSCASCSCGGIRALADHYQMEYIISFFMGLNESFSQDVWLSKMIDRGRLHEGLYVLDAESLTNHVNSVNVAQLLEDTSFLSSKPIVVPMVPNIKLSSDEGDLLEDVPAYRRLIGRLLYLTISRPDIAFVVHKLSQYVSKPRKSHLDAAQHLLQYLKASPGQVHKLVNLFTKPLPISQLQSLLAKMAMLDVQ, encoded by the exons ATGGAAAATCCAGATTTATCTTCTTCCTCGTCGAGGTTTAACTCTGTTGTGGACGATGGTTCTAGTCCTTTTTTCTTGCATCACTTGAACAGTCCAAGTCTTCTTTTGGTTTCTCAACCTTTGACAGGGAATAACTACGTCTCATGGAGTTGTGCAATGCTAATTGCTCTATCGGTGAAAAACAAGTTAGGGTTTATAAATGGCACTATTCCACGACCTACACCAGGTGATGTTTCTTTACTCAATGCTTGGgttagaaataataaaatggtTATCTCGTGGATCCTTAACTCTATTTCGAAAGAGATCTCGGCTAGTGTGATTTACTTTGAATCTGCTCAAGACATTTGGATTGATCTTATGGAGCAATATCAACAAAGCAACGGGCCAAGAATTTTTCAATTGAGGCGTGAGTTAGTGAACCTATCTCAGGGTTCCATGTTTGTAAGTGCTTATTTTACAAAGCTCAAGACAATATGGGATGAACTTAGTAATTTTAGGCCTACTTGTAGTTGTGCAAGCTGTTCTTGTGGTGGTATTAGGGCTTTGGCAGACCATTATCAGATGGAGTATATTATATCCTTTTTTATGGGATTGAATGAATCTTTCTCTCAG GATGTATGGCTATCGAAGATGATTGACAGGGGTAGGCTTCATGAAGGCCTTTATGTGCTTGATGCTGAATCTTTGACAAATCATGTTAATAGTGTCAATGTGGCACAG CTTCTTGAAGACACAAGCTTCTTGTCTAGTAAACCTATTGTTGTTCCAATGGTTCCCAATATAAAGTTGAGTTCTGATGAAGGTGATTTACTTGAAGATGTGCCTGCCTATAGGAGGCTCATTGGGAGGCTTCTTTACTTGACCATTTCTCGACCGGATATCGCCTTTGTTGTTCATAAACTTAGTCAATATGTCTCTAAGCCTAGAAAGTCTCACCTTGATGCAGCCCAACATTTGTTACAATATCTTAAGGCTTCTCCCGGTCAAG TTCATAAGCTAGTTAATCTTTTTACCAAGCCATTACCAATTTCTCAATTGCAGTCTTTGTTAGCCAAAATGGCTATGCTTGATGTTCAGTGA